One window from the genome of Anser cygnoides isolate HZ-2024a breed goose chromosome 8, Taihu_goose_T2T_genome, whole genome shotgun sequence encodes:
- the TMEM61 gene encoding transmembrane protein 61, whose protein sequence is MAAASLRYGVTITGAVLLVTGTLCFAWWSDGEVGSSAGAGARLLPPREAQAVPSSSNALLRSVSFFCCGIGGILLLFGLLWSVKANARVVSRRYQYHFPRDLQYFTAEPLEKWHCSSWDSSAIPTYEEALTCRPAHGAPALVQPAARKEERTPPLLYHYLQEDERWQGGRRRSSSDSALFRPSPSWLEAQRPGEPRATPPPSYENISGRGV, encoded by the exons ATGGCAGCCGCCTCGCTGCGCTACGGCGTGACCATCAccggggccgtgctgctggtGACGGGGACGCTGTGCTTCGCCTGGTGGAGCGACGGCGAGGTGGGCTCCTCGGCCGGCGCCGGGGCTCGCCTCCTGCCTCCCCGCGAGGCCCAGGCGGTGCCCAGCTCCTCCAACGCGCTGCTGCGCTCTGTCAGCTTCTTCTGCTGCGGCATCGGcggcatcctcctcctcttcggGCTGCTCTGGTCTGTCAAGGCCAACGCCAGGGTGGTGTCCCGGCGCTACCAGTACCACTTCCCCCGGGACCTGCAGTACTTCACCGCGGAGCCCCTGGAGAAGTGGCACTGCAG ctcctgggacTCCAGCGCCATCCCCACCTACGAAGAAGCCCTGACCTGCAGACCTGCCCACGGCGCCCCAGCCTTGGTGCAGCCGGCGGCGAGGAAGGAGGAGCGGACGCCGCCGCTGCTGTACCACTACCTGCAGGAGGACGAGCGCTGGcagggcggccgccgccgcagcTCCTCCGACAGCGCCCTGTTccgccccagcccctcctggctGGAGGCCCAGCGCCCTGGGGAGCCGCGGGCAACGCCACCACCCAGCTACGAGAACATCAGCGGCCGCGGCGTCTGA